A genome region from Populus alba chromosome 5, ASM523922v2, whole genome shotgun sequence includes the following:
- the LOC118029848 gene encoding transcription factor bHLH121 yields MDQWNTRNDYSQTFVAATTNMVPSNSIHSFPPRSSTRLQNSALEPRQRQEVDVKYPIAVAKKVQKADREKLRRDNLNEQFLELGTTLDPDRPKNDKATILTDTIQVLKDLTAEVNRLKAECATLSEETHELMQEKNELREEKASLKADTENLNAQYHQRTRAMFPWAAVDPSVVVPPPYSYPVPVPVSPGPISMHPSLQPFVFFENQNPGAIASPCSTFIPYPAANHPNDLPPAQYASGSQFSSKQDSRTKSTDHQGSRNKERCNDSSDVATDLELKMPGSSAQQDISSGEKKGKQCQRKERIITNVNSSCSSSSGMLL; encoded by the exons ATGGATCAATGGAACACAAGAAATGACTACTCTCAAACTTTCGTTGCTGCAACAACCAATATGGTTCCTTCAAATTCAATTCATTCATTCCCACCTCGCTCTTCTACTCGTCTTCAGAACTCAGCTCTTGAACCCag GCAGAGGCAAGAAGTGGATGTGAAATATCCAATTGCAGTTgcaaaaaaagttcaaaaggCAGACCGTGAAAAATTGAGGAGGGATAATCTTAATGAGCAGTTTCTTGAATTGGGTACCACACTAG ACCCAGATAGGCCAAAGAATGACAAGGCAACCATTTTGACAGACACAATTCAAGTGCTGAAGGATCTAACAGCTGAAGTGAACAGACTAAAGGCTGAGTGTGCGACACTCTCAGAAGAAACCCAtgag CTAATGCAGGAAAAAAATGAGCTCAGAGAAGAGAAGGCATCTTTGAAAGCTGATACTGAAAATTTAAATGCCCAGTATCATCAAAGAACAAGGGCTATGTTCCCATGGGCTGCTGTTGATCCTTCTGTTGTAGTTCCTCCTCCTTATTCTTATCCGGTTCCTGTACCTGTCTCTCCAGGCCCAATTTCCATGCACCCGTCATTGCAGCCATTTGTCTTCTTTGAAAACCAGAATCCCGGTGCCATTGCTAGTCCTTGTTCAACATTTATTCCATACCCAGCTGCAAATCACCCAAATGATCTGCCACCTGCTCAGTATGCTTCTGGTTCCCAATTTTCAAGCAAACAGGATTCGAGAACCAAGTCAACAGATCACCAGGGGAgcagaaataaagaaagatgcAACGATTCTTCTGATGTTGCAACTGACCTTGAACTTAAAATGCCTGGATCATCAGCACAACAG GATATATCATCTGGAGAAAAGAAAGGCAAGCAATgtcaaagaaaggaaagaattaTTACAAATGTTAACTCCTCGTGCTCATCATCTTCAGGGATGCTCCTCTAA
- the LOC118029847 gene encoding calcium-dependent protein kinase 28, translating into MGACFSTIKVSGSNSNNNVNHSRKEPTKPQTKTTKATTATRKKQEVVHHHQNNKNVNNEAEKKLKVKEKQSSKAIPCGKRTDFGYDKDFDMRYTIGKLLGHGQFGYTYVAIDKASGDRVAVKKIEKNKMVLPIAVEDVKREVKILRELTGHENVVQFYNALEDDSYVYIVMELCEGGELLDRILSKKDSRYTEKDAAVVVRQMLKVAAECHLHGLVHRDMKPENFLFKSAKGDSPLKATDFGLSDFIKPGRKFQDIVGSAYYVAPEVLKRKSGPESDVWSIGVITYILLCGRRPFWDKTEDGIFKEVLKNKPDFRRKPWPTISTSAKDFVNKLLVKDPRARLTAAQALSHPWVREGGVASEIPIDISVLSNMRQFVKYSRLKQFALRALASTIDEEELADLKDQFDAIDVDKNGAISLEEMRQALAKDLPWKLKEYRVLEIVQAIDSNTDGLVDFTEFVAAALHVHQLQEHNSEKWQLRSQAAFEKFDIDRDGYITPEELRMHTGLRGSIDPLLEEADIDKDGKISLSEFRRLLRTASMSSRNVPSPSGHRKSHKI; encoded by the exons ATGGGTGCTTGTTTTTCTACCATCAAAGTTAGTGGTTCTAACAGCAACAACAACGTTAATCACAGCAGAAAAGAACCCACCAAGCCACAAACAAAGACAACAAaagcaacaacagcaacaaggAAAAAGCAAGAAGTTGTGCATCATCATCAGAATAATAAGAACGTAAACAATGAGGCAGAAAAGAAGCTAAAGGTCAAAGAGAAGCAAAGTAGCAAGGCGATCCCTTGTGGGAAAAGAACAGATTTTGGTTATGATAAAGATTTTGACATGAGATATACAATTGGCAAATTGCTGGGTCATGGTCAATTTGGTTATACATATGTTGCTATTGATAAGGCTAGTGGAGATCGAGTTGCTGTcaagaaaattgagaaaaacaag ATGGTTCTTCCTATTGCGGTAGAGGATGTTAAACGGGAGGTCAAGATATTGCGAGAACTCACAGGCCACGAGAACGTAGTTCAGTTTTATAATGCATTAGAGGATGATTCTTATGTATATATTGTTATGGA GTTATGTGAAGGTGGAGAATTGCTAGATCGGATATTGTCAAA GAAGGACAGTCGTTACACTGAGAAAGATGCAGCAGTGGTTGTGCGACAGATGCTCAAAGTTGCAGCTGAATGTCATTTACATGGCTTGGTGCACCGCGACATGAAGCCTGAG aattttcttttcaagtcaGCCAAGGGGGACTCACCTCTGAAAGCGACAGATTTTGGTTTGTCTGACTTCATAAAACCAG GCAGGAAGTTTCAAGATATTGTTGGCAGTGCCTACTACGTTGCACCTGAAGTATTAAAACGCAAGTCTGGACCTGAATCAGATGTCTGGAGTATTGGTGTGATCACATACATTTTGCTATGTGGGAGGCGTCCATTTTGGGATAAGACTGAGGATGGTATATTTAAGGAG GTTTTAAAGAACAAGCCTGATTTTCGCCGTAAACCATGGCCTACCATTAGCACTAGTGCAAAAGATTTTGTGAATAAGTTACTGGTGAAGGATCCTCGGGCAAGACTTACTGCTGCTCAAGCTCTAT CACACCCATGGGTCAGAGAAGGAGGAGTTGCATCTGAGATTCCTATTGACATATCTGTCCTCAGTAACATGCGACAATTTGTGAAGTACAGTCGTTTGAAGCAGTTTGCTCTAAGG GCATTGGCAAGCACGATTGATGAAGAGGAACTAGCTGATCTTAAGGATCAATTTGATGCCATTGATGTGGATAAAAATGGCGCTATTAGTCTTGAAGAAATGAGACAG GCCCTTGCTAAAGATCTTCCTtggaaattgaaagaatatCGTGTCTTGGAAATTGTTCAAGCG ATTGACAGTAACACAGATGGACTAGTAGATTTCACCGAGTTTGTTGCAGCTGCTCTGCATGTCCATCAGTTGCAGGAACACAACTCTGAGAAGTGGCAGCTGCGGTCACAGGCTGCTTTTGAGAAATTTGATATTGACAGAGACGGATATATAACTCCAGAAGAACTTAGAATG CATACGGGCTTGAGAGGTTCTATTGACCCACTTCTTGAGGAGGCTGACATTGACAAGGATGGTAAAATAAGCCTTTCAGAATTCCGTAGACTTCTAAGAACTGCTAGCATGAGCTCGCGAAATGTGCCAAGCCCATCTGGCCATCGTAAATCTCATAAAATATAG